The Enterobacter asburiae genomic sequence CGCCCATCGCCTGCGCGATAGAGTAGACAATCGCCAGCCCCAGGCCGCATCCGCCGGTGGCGCGATCGCGGCTGGGGTCGAGGCGGACAAATGGTTCAAACACGGTTTCTCGCGCTTCCGGGGCGATCCCCGGCCCGTCATCCTCTACCGTCAGGCTGGCCTGATTGCCCTGCAAATCCAGCCCAATCTGTAGCGTGCTTTCGCTGTAGCGCATAGCGTTGTTCATAAGATTGTCCAGCACGCGCTCCATCAGGCGCATATCGAGCGCGCCGTAATCACCCGGCGTGACGCGTGTTAACAGCGTGCGCTGCGGGTTCACGCTCTGAACGTCATCGATGTGGGTTTGCAGCCAGGCGGGAAGGTCCGGCGTGCTGAGGTTCAGCTCGTTTTGCGGGCGATCGAGGCGCGCATAGGTCAGCAGCTCCTCAATCAGCCCTTCAAGCTGGCCGATATCGCGGTTAAGCGCCTGAGACTCCGCTTCCGTCAGATTCTCGCTCATCTCCAGACGATAGCGCAGGCGAACCAGCGGCGTGCGCAGCTCGTGGGCAATCCCGTCGATCAGCTGCTTCTTACTGGCGATAAGGGCATTGATGTTATCGGCCATCTGGTTAAAGGCCACGCCCAGGCGTTCAAAGCTGGAACCGCTGTCGAAGTGGATGCGTTCGGTAAAATGCCCCTCGCCAAAACGCTGCGCGGCGGATTCCAGCTTCAGCATGTCCTGCCAGTGGGGGCGCATCCAGATAAAGACCGGAAACGCGAGCGAAATGGCGATAAAGGCCATCAGCGCCATGTCCAGCAGACGCATCTGGTGCAGATAATAGAGATAGGGCACCGGCCCGACGGCCAGCACGTAATGGCTGCGCGGAATGCGCTGGATAAAGGTGTATTTCTCATCCAGCGCGACGATGTCCCCGTCGCGCAAGCGCTGCATGGCGGGCGGGTCCAGCTCAAAATCTTTTAACGGCTCGATGCGTAAATCGAACGACAGGTTCAGATCCAGCTCTTTCAGGGTTTTCGCCCAGTCGTGCGGCGGGATCTCTCTCAGCTCGCTGCGCATCAGATAGAGCGAGCTTTTCATCAGATCGTCCAGCGACTGCCTGCCCGCACGTTCGGCGGTGAATTTATAGACCAGCCCGACCAGCATGGTCATGACCAGGAAGCAGACAAACAGCAAAAGATAAAACTGCACAAACAGCTTTTTCATTGGATCTCACCGAAGAAACGCTTTGTGCAGAATATACATGAAAACCCGTCGATATTTTCATGTCTGTGAAGCGTGTTACATGGCTTTCGCGCTGTTTTTTACCTTGGCGATGAGTGTTTCCGTTACGGCCAGTCCTTCCGCAATGTGCATATCAATCACATCGGTCCCAAATTCGTTAATTAAATCCAGGAGAATTTCGTAAGTCTGGATGAGTTCAAGGAGATCAAAGAGCGCTTTTTGATCGGCGCGTGAGGGGGAGGAATGGCTAAGCGCAGCCTGATTAACAATCCATTCAAGATTGGTCTTGATGGCTTCTGCCTGACTGTAGCTATACATATTTCATGGGCTTAAATCCTCATTTCAAGATTTTATGGGAAAGGTATCGTGAGAGCTTCACGGTGAAAAAAGAGTCTGCATGTCGTCGGGGCAGTGCTGGCTGTAGAAAGGATGGATGAAGATTTAATTATGGGATAGTTCGCGTGCTTAGCAAGTTAATTGTTGCGCAAACGTAAAAATAAACGCGCGAAAGAGAGGACATCGCTGTGTAACGCCTTCATTTCGCGCACGTTATGCTAGCCAGATAACGGAATCAGGTTTCCCAGGCGTGCGGGGCAAACAGATAACCCTTGTTACGCACGGTTTTAATGCGGTAGGGCTCGGTAGCGTTATCCTGCAGCTTTTTGCGCAGACGCGAAATTGCTACGTCAACGCTGCGGTCCATGCCGTCATAGCTCACGCCACGCAGGTTTTTCAGCAGCGCGTCGCGGTCCATGATTTGCCCGGCGTGCGTTGCCAGCTCCCACAGCAGGTCAAAATCTGCGGTGGAGAGGGCGATAAGCTCGCCGGAAAGCAGCACCTGGCGGTTAATGGGGTCAATAGACAGCGTACCGAAGCGCATCGCTTTGTGCGGCGTCAGAGACGGCGCGGGCGCTTCGCGTTCGATGCTGGCGTGCTGGCGCAAATGCAGGCGCAGGCGGGCAAGCAGGACGGCAGGCGGCGTGGTTTTCAGAATGTAGTCATTGGCGCCCATCTCCAGCGACAAAATGTGGTTCATATCGCTGTCCAGTGAGGTGAGCAGGACGATAGGGCCCTCCCAACGGGCGCGCAGGTCACGGCAAAGCGTCATGCCGTCTTTGCCTGGCAACATGATATCCAGCAGCACCAGATCCGGGTTTTCACGGACGACCACCTCTTCGGCACGATCGCCGCGAGGTTCAACAATGACGTCCATATCATGTTTACCCAGATAGGCGGCGATCAGTTGCCCGACCTCGGGTTCGTCTTCAACATAAACAATCTTATTCATACAGCGTCTGTTTTCGTGAAAAAAGCCAACATACACCGCGAAACCTTAACCTTCCATTAATCTTTCAAAATTAACGCCGGTTCCGTTATTCTGGCTCTTATTGTTACTTGATTGTTATAGGGAAAAGTATGGGGCTGGTGATTAAAGCCGCACTGGGCGCGATGGTGGTGTTACTGATTGGCATTCTGGCAAAAACGAAAAACTACTATATTGCCGGGCTAATCCCGCTGTTCCCGACCTTTGCGCTGATTGCCCACTATATCGTGGCTTCTGAGCGGGGTACGGAAGCGTTACGTACGACCATCGTGTTTGGCATGTGGTCTA encodes the following:
- the rstB gene encoding two-component system sensor histidine kinase RstB; this translates as MKKLFVQFYLLLFVCFLVMTMLVGLVYKFTAERAGRQSLDDLMKSSLYLMRSELREIPPHDWAKTLKELDLNLSFDLRIEPLKDFELDPPAMQRLRDGDIVALDEKYTFIQRIPRSHYVLAVGPVPYLYYLHQMRLLDMALMAFIAISLAFPVFIWMRPHWQDMLKLESAAQRFGEGHFTERIHFDSGSSFERLGVAFNQMADNINALIASKKQLIDGIAHELRTPLVRLRYRLEMSENLTEAESQALNRDIGQLEGLIEELLTYARLDRPQNELNLSTPDLPAWLQTHIDDVQSVNPQRTLLTRVTPGDYGALDMRLMERVLDNLMNNAMRYSESTLQIGLDLQGNQASLTVEDDGPGIAPEARETVFEPFVRLDPSRDRATGGCGLGLAIVYSIAQAMGGTVHCEESELGGARFCFSWPVYHNIALPVPA
- the rstA gene encoding two-component system response regulator RstA, yielding MNKIVYVEDEPEVGQLIAAYLGKHDMDVIVEPRGDRAEEVVVRENPDLVLLDIMLPGKDGMTLCRDLRARWEGPIVLLTSLDSDMNHILSLEMGANDYILKTTPPAVLLARLRLHLRQHASIEREAPAPSLTPHKAMRFGTLSIDPINRQVLLSGELIALSTADFDLLWELATHAGQIMDRDALLKNLRGVSYDGMDRSVDVAISRLRKKLQDNATEPYRIKTVRNKGYLFAPHAWET
- a CDS encoding GlpM family protein translates to MGLVIKAALGAMVVLLIGILAKTKNYYIAGLIPLFPTFALIAHYIVASERGTEALRTTIVFGMWSIIPYFLYLLSLWYFTGFLRLPLALSGAVACWGLSAWVLIFFWSRFH